The following proteins are encoded in a genomic region of Pseudomonas sp. Os17:
- a CDS encoding TonB-dependent receptor, producing MTFPYRSSSCAALCCALSFNALADAPLQLPQMRISADELPQPGLQLDAQTSTGSRLGLTPRETPASVNVVNRQQIEQRGAANTQDILASVPGMNAAASPGIPGFVSYRGFSGPQITQLFNGISVQYDSIAARPVDSWIYDRVEAVGGPSSFLYGTGAVGGSINYITKLPSRTESFNEGRVSYGSFDSRETSFGFNHALNDGAGPRHYARFDVSHTTSNGYVDREQRDAWTTAFSLLTDFNDQLSHTLAYEYQNESVDSPYWGTPALNPLGGKMEVDKSRRFENYNVSDGRYEQRVQWLRSIIDYQVDERTSLRNTLYHYNADREYRNLENYAYNSDNSQVVRSGILLQRHAQELNGNRFELLHHNTLFGLDSQWSAGLDYSHNVMSNYPRSVSGSLPGVAPGDFDPGSFWDLPGMRRGFEKNRRNQVDTWALFLENRLQLTDRLSLLSGLRHDQIDLQVTNYRAVTEANPAFFQRKYRPTTGRLGLVYELTPAANVYVQYSTAADPPAGILTTASYGQVRDFDLSTGNQWEIGSKLDFLDGRGLATLAAYRIERKNLSTADPGNPGSSQPVGQQSSRGVELATSLRVTPKLLAEGNLAYVDARYDEFYENVGGRSVSRKGNSPTNTPDKVANLWLTYDLAPSWQVGTDARYVSSVYANAANTRYAPAYTIFGAFVGYQLNADTRITGRVRNLTNQVYARTTGPTQLYLGAPRTFELALQTRF from the coding sequence ATGACGTTCCCTTATCGCTCCTCCAGCTGCGCGGCGCTGTGCTGTGCGCTGTCGTTCAATGCCCTGGCCGATGCTCCGCTGCAATTGCCGCAGATGCGCATCAGCGCCGACGAGTTGCCTCAACCCGGCCTGCAACTGGATGCCCAGACCAGCACAGGCTCGCGCCTGGGCCTGACCCCGCGGGAAACCCCGGCGTCGGTCAATGTGGTCAACCGCCAGCAGATCGAGCAGCGCGGCGCTGCCAACACCCAGGACATACTGGCCAGCGTGCCGGGGATGAACGCCGCGGCATCGCCGGGCATCCCGGGGTTCGTCTCCTACCGCGGCTTCTCCGGGCCGCAGATCACCCAGTTGTTCAACGGCATCAGCGTGCAATACGACTCCATTGCCGCGCGCCCGGTGGACAGCTGGATCTACGACCGGGTCGAGGCGGTGGGCGGGCCGTCGAGCTTCCTTTATGGCACCGGCGCGGTGGGCGGTTCGATCAACTACATCACCAAGCTGCCTTCGCGCACCGAGTCGTTCAATGAAGGGCGGGTCAGCTATGGCTCCTTCGACAGCCGCGAAACTTCCTTCGGTTTCAACCATGCGCTGAACGACGGCGCCGGGCCGCGGCACTACGCGCGATTCGATGTCAGCCACACCACCAGCAACGGTTATGTCGACCGCGAGCAGCGCGATGCCTGGACCACGGCGTTTTCCCTGTTGACGGATTTCAACGACCAGCTGTCCCACACCCTGGCCTACGAGTACCAGAACGAAAGCGTCGACAGCCCTTACTGGGGCACCCCGGCGCTGAACCCGCTGGGGGGCAAGATGGAGGTGGACAAGAGTCGGCGCTTCGAGAACTACAACGTCAGCGACGGCCGCTATGAGCAGCGGGTGCAGTGGCTGCGTTCGATCATCGATTATCAGGTCGACGAGCGCACGTCGCTGCGCAACACCCTGTACCACTACAACGCCGATCGCGAATACCGCAACCTGGAAAACTACGCCTACAACAGTGACAACAGCCAGGTGGTGCGCTCCGGCATCCTGCTCCAGCGTCACGCCCAGGAGCTCAATGGCAATCGCTTCGAACTGCTGCACCACAACACGCTGTTCGGTCTGGACAGCCAGTGGTCGGCGGGCCTCGACTACAGCCACAACGTGATGAGCAACTACCCGCGCTCGGTGTCGGGCTCGCTGCCCGGCGTTGCTCCGGGCGACTTCGACCCGGGCAGTTTCTGGGACCTGCCGGGCATGCGGCGCGGTTTCGAAAAGAACCGCCGCAACCAGGTGGACACCTGGGCGCTGTTCCTGGAAAACCGCCTGCAACTGACCGATCGCCTGTCCCTGCTCAGCGGCCTGCGCCATGACCAGATCGATCTGCAAGTGACCAACTACCGCGCCGTCACCGAAGCCAACCCGGCGTTCTTCCAGCGCAAATACCGGCCCACCACCGGGCGCCTGGGGCTGGTGTACGAGTTGACCCCGGCGGCCAACGTCTACGTGCAATACAGCACCGCTGCCGACCCGCCCGCCGGGATCCTCACCACCGCCAGCTATGGGCAGGTGCGCGACTTTGATCTCAGCACCGGCAACCAGTGGGAGATCGGCAGCAAGCTGGACTTCCTCGACGGCCGTGGCTTGGCGACCCTGGCTGCCTACCGCATCGAACGCAAGAACCTGTCCACCGCCGACCCGGGCAACCCCGGCAGCAGCCAGCCGGTGGGCCAGCAATCGTCCCGCGGGGTGGAGCTGGCGACCTCGTTGCGGGTCACGCCCAAGCTGTTGGCCGAAGGCAACCTGGCCTATGTCGATGCTCGGTACGACGAGTTCTATGAAAATGTCGGCGGGCGTTCGGTGTCGCGCAAGGGCAACAGCCCCACCAATACCCCGGACAAGGTGGCCAACCTGTGGCTGACCTACGACCTGGCCCCGTCCTGGCAGGTGGGCACGGATGCGCGCTACGTGTCGTCGGTGTACGCCAACGCGGCCAACACCCGCTATGCGCCGGCCTACACGATCTTCGGCGCCTTTGTCGGCTACCAGCTCAATGCCGATACGCGGATCACCGGCCGGGTGCGCAACCTCACCAATCAGGTCTACGCCCGCACCACGGGGCCGACCCAGTTGTACCTGGGGGCACCACGAACCTTCGAGCTGGCGCTGCAAACGCGCTTTTAA
- a CDS encoding DUF2946 domain-containing protein translates to MTQAPSHRPHIAWTLYFCVLFNVFVCGLGHGQMAALEIIGVGGQFCHALGESASTLDEGPSDKTAPGAMGAFVCPLCSAVSLGLGLLFCLAWLLLGRRQARVRVEQRSKAPPRYSWPSLNPRAPPLSA, encoded by the coding sequence ATGACCCAAGCCCCCTCACATCGCCCTCACATTGCCTGGACGCTGTATTTCTGCGTGCTGTTCAACGTGTTCGTCTGCGGTCTGGGTCATGGACAGATGGCGGCGCTGGAAATCATCGGCGTGGGCGGGCAGTTCTGTCACGCCCTGGGCGAATCGGCCTCGACCCTGGATGAAGGCCCCAGCGACAAGACCGCCCCCGGCGCCATGGGCGCCTTTGTCTGTCCCCTGTGCTCGGCGGTGAGTCTGGGCCTGGGGCTGCTGTTCTGCCTGGCCTGGCTGCTGCTGGGGCGGCGTCAGGCGCGAGTCCGGGTCGAGCAGCGCAGCAAGGCGCCACCGCGTTATTCCTGGCCGTCACTCAATCCTCGGGCTCCCCCTCTGAGCGCCTAG